The Oscillatoria sp. FACHB-1407 genomic interval GCTTGCAGAAGTTGAATGTCTCCAGTTGCGTTTAGGATTAAATTACCTGCTTGGCTATCTGCTGTACCTGAATCGAGGAGAATGCTAGTTAGCAAGCCACTACCATTTGAGAGGGTGATATTACGAGCTAAAATAGTAATATTCCCACCATTGTCAGAGCTGGTATTTACAATAGCACCATTATTAAACAGGACATTCCCACGCCCTACCTCATCAGGTAAGCTGAGACTGCCATCAGCGTTTAGGCTAATCACTCCCGTACTAACAGTTGCACCAACATCAATTCGTCCACCTGGTGCATTTAAGAGACCACCACTAATGTTGATATTACCGCCCGCAAATGTAAGATTTTGGCGATCGGGCACTTGTAATCTTGCAAAGTTGCTGTCGATATTTCCTGGATTAATTTGATTGAAGAGGAATGCTGATGGATTGACAGTTAATAGTGGAGAAGGGGCTTCAGGATTAGTCGCACTAAAGAAACCTTGATCACTAAACTGAAGTACGTTGGCAGTGCTAGTAACAAACGAACCACCAATAGCAATACTCGCATTTGGACCAAAGAGAATACCATTGGGATTGATCAAAAAGAGATTGGGGTTAGATGTAACTCCAGTATCATTCAAGATACTCAAAGTTCCTAAAATTTCCGATCGTGTGTTTCCGGTGACTCTCGCTAAAATATTTTGAATGTTGTTACTTGGGTTTAGAAAATAGGCTTCACGCCCCTCACTGACACTAAACTCCTGAAAACTATGAAATAAGTTTCTCCCTCGGACTGCCCCTTGATCAATCCCATCGACAGGTAAACCAAAGGTATCCAATGATGTCACCCTCGATTGTTCTGCACCAAGGGTGTTATCCGGAATAATGCGGCTCTGGGCAAAAGCATGACTTGGAGCCAAAACAACGATTCCTAAGCCGATGAGTAGAGGTGTAAATAGGGGCGATGATCGCATTCTTATCTCCTAATGAAATGTGTGGTCTGATCCCTGCCCCCCTTACGAAAAGGGGGGAACCGAGCCAGCCCTGGGTGAAGTCCCCCTTTTGAAGGAGGATTTAGGGGGATCGTGCAAGGTTTGAGCATCCTAATCGAAGTAGTTTGGGTAAGGGGTTTACTGCCAGTTCCCAATCAGCACATACGGTGCCCAGTAGAACGGATTATTAAACTCATCACTCTTTAGCAGAGCCAGTTGTGCCTCTTGCAGTGCAACGGCTTTACTGATATTGGGTTGCGCCAGTTGTTGATAAAACTGACTCATCATCAGTGACGTTGATTTATCGCCGACCTGCCATAGCGTTGCTACCGTACTTCGGGCACCCGATCGCACTGCCATTCCTGCTAATCCCAATGTGGCGCGATCGTCCCCTGCGGCAGTTTCACAGGCACTCAATACTAACAACTCCAATGCCCCTCCCTCACGAATCTCAGTGGCTTGCAACAAGGTACGGAGTTGGTTGATGTCCAGACGGTCGTCATAGGTGAGGATATAGGTTTCCTGTAAGCGAGAGCTAAATTTGCCGTGAGTGGCGAGATGCACCACTGGAAAGGGAACCGCATTCAGAGCCGTTTCAAAGTTGTTGTTAGTAAACTCCTGGTTCAACAACACACGGCTATCTTGAATTTGTGAGCCAATTTGCTGAAGCTCCGAGTCCACGCCTGTCAACGGTTCAAAACCTGCTCGTGCTTCGCTGAGTCCTGCGACCAGTGCCCGCAATCTTTCTTGAAAGAGGGGGCGGGATTCCAGCAGTTGTAACCCCGGTGTCAGAGCGATCGCATACTGTTCAATCAAATACTGGTTGCCATCGTGCAACACCGACATCGGCACGTTTCGTAAGGCACCATCCAATACAAACACCAACGTTTTTGTACCGCTAGATTGAAGTTGGGGGGCAATCGGGCAAATCAGCCAATCGTAGAGTTGTTGCATTAGTGGCAAATACCTCGATTCATTAAAACCAGTTTGCCGAATGAATCGTTGTACTTGATTTACAGTGGAGGCAATATTCTCAGGGGTTGCCCTAGCATCCAGTGGAGTGGCGTAATAGGTGAGGTCTTGCCCCGGCAATTTCACGACAACAGCAAGGCGATCGGGCAACAGGATGGGATATAACACTGCCGTCTCGTTATCCACCAGTTCATCGACTAATTCGGGCTGCGCGGTGAGACAGGCTTCTCTAAAAAAGTTGTCTAATTCCGCTAACTGTAACGACTCAATCACATCTCGTGCCGTTGTCAAATTTTCACTACTGGGATTTCCCTGATCAGACTCTAACAACAACGCAACGAGTTCTCGGTGAATCGGTTCAATCGTCTCTCGGAAAGAGAATTGTTCTTCTGGGGTAATGGCAATTAAATCACTACGGATTAACTTTAATGTGTTCACTGCTTCTTTATAAGCGGCGATCGCGGCATCAGTCTGTCCCTGCGTTTTGAGGAGTCGTCCTAACTGCCATTGCCAGCGATAGGAGATGTCAGACGCTTCGATTTCTTGTGCCTGTAACAACGCCTGACGAGTGAGGGATTTAGCTTGCTCCCATTCCTCCGTTTGCTCGTACACACTGCCCAGAACACCCAACGCATAGGAGCGCGATCGCTGATCCTGCAATGCCTCTGCCTGTTGAAGGGCACGAGTCAAAATCTGTTTCGCATACGCTACGTAGGAGTTTAAGTTGGCATTCCCTACCCGTTGATCATGTAACTTCATCACATTCTCTGCCAGATTGATCTGGGCATAGATAGCAGTACGACTGACGGGTAAGGCTTGTGTTTGCTGGGTCAGTGGCGCAATCAACGCGATCGCCTCTGACCACTGCTCTCCTACAATCAGCAGGTTGAGTTGATTCAGGCGGCTCTGAACGCGAGTTGTGGCAATTGCGCTTGTGTCGGCAGATTGTTCATACAGGGTGATCGCTCGTTGCAGTTGAGTTTCAAATGCCAAGGCGTACTCAATACCCCGAATTAAACGCCCAGTTGCCCTCTGCCGGATTAAATCTGCGGCTTCAGCAGGAGTGAGAATTACTTCTCTTAAACTCAGATCCGACAATGCCTGACCGTAGATCACATTCGCCAAAGCAAACTGGGTCGCAGCGATCGCTTCTCGGTCGTTTAATTCCTGTGCGATCGCCAGTCCTCTTTCTAATACCGCTCTGGCTTGCTGCAAGTTGCCTGTTACTCGCAATGCCTCTCCTAAACTGCGGAGTGCAGCAGCATGAGTGGTAGTCGCAGACACCGTTTCTAGCGGAGGAATGTCTGTCTCCGTCCTATCAGGATTCAGCAGTTCATTTTCTAAATCTAATGCGGTAATTAGAGTCGTGATTGCCCGTCGATATAAACCCAATGCTTGCAACGCCTGCGCCTGGTTCACCTGACTGGCGATCGCCCGCTCCGAATCACCTAACTGAGTGTAAATCGCAGTTGCCCGTTCCCAACTGTCGAGTGCCTGGGTTGCCTGTCCCTGCGCCAGTTGCAACGTGCCCTGTATATCCAACACCTGTGCCAATTCAGCACCCTGATCTCGCAACAGTTCCACACTCTGAGCGATCGCTGCATTTGCCTCAGCCCAAGCACCCAACTGCTGGTAGGTCAGTGCCAGATTTCCAAATGCTAACCCCTGCCGGATGGAATCTCCCTGCGCCTGATATGCTTGAGCCGCTTCCTGGAAGGCGATCGCGGCTTCGCTATAGCGTCCGTTGGTGTAGAGCGATCGGGCTTGTTGGTCGAGGGTGGATGCTCTGCTGCCCCCTAAATCCCCCAATATTGGGGGGCTTTGATCCCCCCTGCCCCCCTTCAAAAGGGGGGTGCCGAAGGTGGGGGGATTTTGAGGAGGCTGAATTGCCCCCAAAACGGGAGGTGTGAAGATGCAAAATAAGGTGGCGATCGCGGTTAACAGTGTGAATTTGACCGATCGCCCAAATCGAATTCGCTTCATGGGAGGTGTCCTTTAGGAGGGGGTGTTAGCAGCCGTACAGGTTGGTAGAACAAGTGACGGGGATTGAGGGGTGTGGGCGATGAGTGACACCTGACCATCGGCATCAATGACCCAACTTTGGGCTTCGGCGATCGCATCGTTAGAGAGTTCTGAGTTTTGAGAGACGCGATTAATCGCGTCTGTACTGGTGGAGTCTGCATCAGCGAGTTGGGTTAAGACTGTCTCGCCTCCTAACACCTCAGTGGGACTGGGTGGTAATCCTCCCCGTCCTGTGACGACAAACTCACCCAGTTCAGATGCAGTGGAGCTATCCGTTGGGCAGTTTTGAGCAATCTGTTGCGTGGCATCGGTGACATCGGTGGGAAGTTCGAGTAAACCCTGCCGAGGATCAACATTGGGCGTATTAACCGCCACCACCCCTTGAACCCCCTGCTCTGAACTGGCGGTGATGTCACTGAGTGGAGTCAGAGACTCTCTAGGAGTGATGCCAAACAAGCCTTGAGTGGTTACGTTAACTCTGCCACCATTGCCTCTGACTGCATTCGCGGTGATGTCGCTGTTTTCAGTTGGAACTGCCACAATGAAATCGGCATCAATGCCAATGTTGCCGCCATCTCCTCCCGCACCCGTTGTTCCAGCATTAGTGGAAATGCTGCTTTGTTCGCGCAACAACAGTTGATCCAGATTGGTTAAGACAATATTGCCACCATCCACGGTTTGAGTCTCGGCAATCAATCGACCCCTATTAGAGAGCCGCACTGACCCCGCCCGAATTCGCACATCCCCTGCCGCACCGCTGCCCAAGCTGTTGACCTCGACTCTGGCTCCATCCTCAACTCTGAACCGATCGGTGTTGATGCGAATCGTGCCCCCTTGACCACTGGAGTTGCGAACGGTACTGGCAAACAATCCGCTATCCGCTCCTTGATTGCTAATGGCATCAGGGAAGCGTCTTTGTCGAACTGCAAAGGTGGGGTCAGAGCCACTTAGCAGAAGGTTGTCTCGAATGTTGAGGGTAATCGTGCCTGCCTGCCCTCGATTCGTCGTGGTGGCAATGACTTGTCCTCCACGGGTTGCCTCAAAGGTGTTGGCATTAATCGTGACATTACCACCTCGAAATGCATTAGATGTTTGAGCGTTGATTATGGCTCCATTCGAGATGCGGAAAGAGTTAGTGGCGATCGTGACATTTCCTCCCTGACCTCTGGCATCACTAAAAGTTCTTGTCAAGAATCTACTTGGGAATCCACTGTGGGGGTTGACTCCATCGAGAGAAATGTGACCGCGCGCCTCAATCGAGACATTACCTGCATCACCTTGACTAAAAGTGCTAGCGGAGATTTGAGCACCATTGGTTAAGGCAAGAGAGCCAGTGGTGATGCGGACATCTCCACCATTGCCTATAGCTCCTGTGTCAACGCTGCTAAAAACACCACTAGGAATAGGAATGCGACCATTAGCACTTCCGTCATCAATAGAAACAGTGTTATGAGCATTGATAATTACACCCCCTGCATTACCTTGTCCAGAAGTGCCAGCATTAATTTGAGCACCGTTGGTGAGAAGAAGAGCCTCCGTTGTAATGCGGATGTTTCCACTGTTACCGATGGCTCCTGTTTCAACACTACTAGAAACACTACTTGAAAAACTCCCATCAGCAGTAGTGCCATCTAAGGAGACCGTATTACGGGCATTGATGATGACATTTCCTGCATTACCTTCACCAAAAGTGCCAGCAGAGATTTGAGTACCATTGCTTAAGGAAAGAGAGCCAGTGGTGATGCGGACACTTCCTCCCTGCCCTCTGCCTAGTTGTTCAACAGTGCTACGAATGCCAGTAGAAAGTCCATCAGGAGCAATCCCACCTAGAGAAATGCGATCGCGAGCATCAATGAAGATATTGCCTGCATTACCTTCACCATTAGTGCCAGCACTTAGTAGAACCGCATTGGTGAGGGAGAGAGAACCCGTCGTGATGCGAATGTCTCCACCATTGCCGATGGCTCCCGATGCAACAATACTAGAAACACCAATTAAATCATTGGTAGTAGTTCCATCTAGAGAAACCGCATCACGAGCCGTGATGATAATATTCCCTGCATCACCTCGCCCAGAAGTGCTAGAAGATAATATAGCGGAACTGGTGAGGGAGAGGGACCCTGTAGTAATGCGAATGTCTCCACCATTGCCGATGGCTCCTGCTGCAGCACTACTAGAAACGGCACTCGGAGCAAGCCTATCAGCATTAGCACCACCTAGAGAAACCGCATCACGAGCCGTGATGATAATATTCCCTGCATCACCTCGCCCAAAAGTATCAGAAAATAATGCAGCAAAATTGGTGAGGGAGAGGGACCCTGTAGTGATGCGAATGTCTCCACCATTGCCGATGGCTCCCGTTGTAACAATACTAGAAACACCAGTTGGATCACTCGTATCAGCAGTAGTTCTACCGTTTAGAGAAACTATATCACGAGCATCAATAATTAAATTGCCTGCATTACCTTGTCCGAAGGTGCCAGTACTTATTTGCGAACCGTCCTTGATGCTTAGAGATCTAGCCCTAATGTTGATGTCACCACTGTTACCAGTAGCAGAGAAACCAACGACGTTCAGAAGGCTATTTGCTTGTAGAAGTTGAATGTCTCCAGTTGCATCCAGGACTAAATTACCTGCTTGACTGTCTGCTGTACCTGAATTAGAGGCAATACCAGTTAGCAAACTACCGCGATTTAAGAAGGTTATATTACGAGCTGAAATAGCAATATTTCCACCACTGTCAAAGCTGGTATTTGCAACAGCACCATTGTTAAACAAGACATCCCCACGCATAATTTCATCAGGTATGCTGAAACTGCCATCAGCATTTAGGCTAATCGCTCCTGTGCTAGCAGTTGCACCGATATCAATTCGTCCACCTAGCGCGCTTAGGCTACCACCAGTAATATTGACATTACCACCCAGAAGCGTAAGATTTTGGTGATCGGATACTTGAAGCTGTGCAAAATTACTATCAATATTTCCTGGATTAATTTGGTTGAATAAAAATGCTGACGGATTGATAGTTAATAGCGATGAAGGAGCCTCAGGATTAGTC includes:
- a CDS encoding CHAT domain-containing protein; amino-acid sequence: MKRIRFGRSVKFTLLTAIATLFCIFTPPVLGAIQPPQNPPTFGTPLLKGGRGDQSPPILGDLGGSRASTLDQQARSLYTNGRYSEAAIAFQEAAQAYQAQGDSIRQGLAFGNLALTYQQLGAWAEANAAIAQSVELLRDQGAELAQVLDIQGTLQLAQGQATQALDSWERATAIYTQLGDSERAIASQVNQAQALQALGLYRRAITTLITALDLENELLNPDRTETDIPPLETVSATTTHAAALRSLGEALRVTGNLQQARAVLERGLAIAQELNDREAIAATQFALANVIYGQALSDLSLREVILTPAEAADLIRQRATGRLIRGIEYALAFETQLQRAITLYEQSADTSAIATTRVQSRLNQLNLLIVGEQWSEAIALIAPLTQQTQALPVSRTAIYAQINLAENVMKLHDQRVGNANLNSYVAYAKQILTRALQQAEALQDQRSRSYALGVLGSVYEQTEEWEQAKSLTRQALLQAQEIEASDISYRWQWQLGRLLKTQGQTDAAIAAYKEAVNTLKLIRSDLIAITPEEQFSFRETIEPIHRELVALLLESDQGNPSSENLTTARDVIESLQLAELDNFFREACLTAQPELVDELVDNETAVLYPILLPDRLAVVVKLPGQDLTYYATPLDARATPENIASTVNQVQRFIRQTGFNESRYLPLMQQLYDWLICPIAPQLQSSGTKTLVFVLDGALRNVPMSVLHDGNQYLIEQYAIALTPGLQLLESRPLFQERLRALVAGLSEARAGFEPLTGVDSELQQIGSQIQDSRVLLNQEFTNNNFETALNAVPFPVVHLATHGKFSSRLQETYILTYDDRLDINQLRTLLQATEIREGGALELLVLSACETAAGDDRATLGLAGMAVRSGARSTVATLWQVGDKSTSLMMSQFYQQLAQPNISKAVALQEAQLALLKSDEFNNPFYWAPYVLIGNWQ
- a CDS encoding two-partner secretion domain-containing protein encodes the protein MSDRNWQRGLTVGLVAGAILISEGAIALEGEMLRIAQIVPDDTLGNERSVVTPGVTIRGGVSDRIDGGAARGANLFHSFREFNVNDGQRVYFSNPAGVENILSRVTGNNVSNILGTLGVDGAANLFLLNPNGIIFGPNAQLDVGGSFVASTANTLQFGDQGFFSATNPEAPSSLLTINPSAFLFNQINPGNIDSNFAQLQVSDHQNLTLLGGNVNITGGSLSALGGRIDIGATASTGAISLNADGSFSIPDEIMRGDVLFNNGAVANTSFDSGGNIAISARNITFLNRGSLLTGIASNSGTADSQAGNLVLDATGDIQLLQANSLLNVVGFSATGNSGDINIRARSLSIKDGSQISTGTFGQGNAGNLIIDARDIVSLNGRTTADTSDPTGVSSIVTTGAIGNGGDIRITTGSLSLTNFAALFSDTFGRGDAGNIIITARDAVSLGGANADRLAPSAVSSSAAAGAIGNGGDIRITTGSLSLTSSAILSSSTSGRGDAGNIIITARDAVSLDGTTTNDLIGVSSIVASGAIGNGGDIRITTGSLSLTNAVLLSAGTNGEGNAGNIFIDARDRISLGGIAPDGLSTGIRSTVEQLGRGQGGSVRITTGSLSLSNGTQISAGTFGEGNAGNVIINARNTVSLDGTTADGSFSSSVSSSVETGAIGNSGNIRITTEALLLTNGAQINAGTSGQGNAGGVIINAHNTVSIDDGSANGRIPIPSGVFSSVDTGAIGNGGDVRITTGSLALTNGAQISASTFSQGDAGNVSIEARGHISLDGVNPHSGFPSRFLTRTFSDARGQGGNVTIATNSFRISNGAIINAQTSNAFRGGNVTINANTFEATRGGQVIATTTNRGQAGTITLNIRDNLLLSGSDPTFAVRQRRFPDAISNQGADSGLFASTVRNSSGQGGTIRINTDRFRVEDGARVEVNSLGSGAAGDVRIRAGSVRLSNRGRLIAETQTVDGGNIVLTNLDQLLLREQSSISTNAGTTGAGGDGGNIGIDADFIVAVPTENSDITANAVRGNGGRVNVTTQGLFGITPRESLTPLSDITASSEQGVQGVVAVNTPNVDPRQGLLELPTDVTDATQQIAQNCPTDSSTASELGEFVVTGRGGLPPSPTEVLGGETVLTQLADADSTSTDAINRVSQNSELSNDAIAEAQSWVIDADGQVSLIAHTPQSPSLVLPTCTAANTPS